The following are from one region of the Streptococcus sp. 1643 genome:
- a CDS encoding NADPH-dependent oxidoreductase — MTETIKLMKAHTSVRRFKEQEIPQADLEEILTAGQMASSWKNFQSYSVILVRSQEKKDALYELVPQEAIRQSAAFLLFVGDLNRAEKGASLHTDTFQPQGVEGLLITSVDAALAGQNTLLAAESLGYGGVIIGLVRYKSEEVAALFNLPDYTYPVFGIALGVPDQQHEVKPRLPLNQVVFEEEYQEQPVAAILDYDKVQADYAGARASTSWSQRLAEQFGQAEPRSTRKNLEQKKLL; from the coding sequence ATGACAGAAACCATTAAACTGATGAAAGCTCATACTTCAGTTCGTCGCTTTAAGGAGCAAGAGATTCCTCAGGCAGACTTGGAAGAGATTTTGACTGCTGGACAAATGGCGTCGTCTTGGAAAAATTTCCAATCCTACTCTGTGATTCTTGTGCGCAGTCAAGAGAAGAAAGATGCTCTTTATGAACTGGTTCCCCAGGAAGCCATTCGCCAGTCAGCAGCCTTTTTGCTCTTTGTTGGTGACTTGAATCGAGCTGAAAAGGGAGCAAGCCTTCATACGGACACTTTTCAACCTCAAGGAGTGGAAGGTCTCCTTATCACGTCTGTGGACGCTGCGCTTGCTGGTCAAAATACCTTGCTTGCAGCGGAGAGTCTGGGATATGGTGGTGTTATCATCGGTTTAGTCCGTTACAAGTCAGAAGAAGTGGCAGCGCTTTTTAACCTGCCTGACTATACCTACCCTGTTTTTGGGATTGCCCTTGGCGTGCCAGATCAACAACACGAGGTCAAACCAAGACTGCCTTTGAACCAAGTGGTATTTGAAGAAGAATACCAAGAACAGCCAGTAGCGGCGATTTTGGACTATGACAAAGTACAGGCAGACTATGCTGGTGCGCGTGCGTCGACCTCTTGGAGTCAACGTTTGGCAGAGCAGTTTGGTCAAGCCGAACCTCGTTCAACTCGGAAGAATCTAGAACAGAAAAAGTTATTGTAG